Proteins encoded within one genomic window of Persephonella hydrogeniphila:
- the nadA gene encoding quinolinate synthase NadA produces MTAVIDEKKQEVINKINYLRKKKNAVILAHYYQRGEIQDIADVVGDSLELARRAQETDADIIVFAGVKFMAETAKILNPDKKVLHPNPESGCPMADMATVEGVLKLKEEHPDAVVVSYINTNADVKTVSDVIVTSRNAVNVIRKLEAKKIIFVPDQFLGSYVARQIPEKEFILWKGFCPPHFNLTPDQLLALKEKYPDAKIAVHPECNTETVKIADFVGSTSQIIEFATTCEAKNVIIGTEVGLKHWLEKVNPDKNYIFPVNADYCGTVHCCDMKKNTLEKIADVLENETNEIILPEDIIQKAKRPLDVMLSIV; encoded by the coding sequence TTGACCGCTGTAATTGATGAGAAAAAGCAAGAAGTTATAAATAAGATAAACTATCTTAGAAAAAAGAAAAATGCTGTAATACTTGCCCATTACTACCAGAGGGGAGAGATACAGGATATTGCTGATGTTGTAGGGGATTCTTTAGAGCTTGCCAGAAGAGCACAGGAGACAGATGCAGATATAATCGTTTTTGCAGGTGTGAAATTTATGGCAGAAACGGCAAAAATCCTGAACCCCGACAAGAAGGTACTCCATCCAAATCCAGAAAGTGGTTGTCCTATGGCAGATATGGCAACTGTTGAAGGAGTGTTAAAGCTAAAAGAGGAACATCCTGATGCTGTGGTAGTTTCATATATAAACACAAATGCAGATGTAAAAACTGTGTCTGATGTTATAGTGACATCACGAAACGCTGTAAATGTAATAAGGAAACTTGAAGCCAAAAAAATTATCTTTGTTCCGGATCAGTTTTTAGGTTCTTATGTTGCAAGACAGATTCCGGAAAAAGAGTTCATACTGTGGAAAGGTTTCTGTCCTCCCCATTTTAACCTGACACCTGATCAGCTTCTTGCTTTGAAAGAAAAGTATCCAGATGCAAAGATAGCAGTTCATCCGGAATGCAATACAGAAACTGTAAAGATTGCTGATTTTGTAGGGAGTACATCTCAGATTATAGAGTTTGCAACAACATGTGAGGCAAAAAATGTGATAATCGGAACAGAGGTTGGGTTGAAACACTGGCTTGAAAAAGTCAATCCAGATAAGAACTATATATTCCCAGTTAATGCAGATTACTGCGGTACTGTACACTGCTGTGATATGAAGAAAAACACTCTGGAAAAAATAGCTGATGTGTTAGAAAATGAGACAAATGAGATAATACTTCCTGAAGATATAATACAAAAGGCGAAAAGACCCCTCGATGTAATGCTCTCTATTGTATAA
- a CDS encoding rhodanese-like domain-containing protein, with protein MFLDKETYQKIHISVQELKEKIDNGEDFILLDVREPQEYEFSRIREKDAILVPLMRLPSVIGKLPKDKPIYIICRSGNRSLQATLWLMEHGYHNVKNVEGGILAWSDYIDPTVRKY; from the coding sequence ATGTTTTTAGATAAAGAAACATACCAGAAAATACATATATCTGTACAGGAACTTAAAGAAAAAATAGATAACGGAGAAGATTTTATACTTTTAGATGTTAGAGAACCTCAAGAGTACGAATTTTCAAGAATAAGAGAAAAAGATGCCATTCTTGTTCCTCTTATGAGGCTACCTTCTGTAATCGGAAAACTTCCAAAAGACAAACCTATTTATATAATTTGTAGAAGCGGAAATAGAAGTCTTCAGGCCACTTTATGGTTGATGGAACATGGATACCACAATGTAAAAAATGTTGAGGGTGGGATTCTTGCGTGGAGTGATTACATAGATCCGACAGTAAGGAAGTATTAA
- a CDS encoding FAD-binding oxidoreductase, producing MFEAKQKDIVKVPDRVKRALKEILGEENCLDDPMDRLLYSYDATRIKMLPELVAIPQNQEQVQKIVQICYEEGVPVTPRGAGSGYTGGALPVKGGVVVSFEKMDRILEIDEDNAVARVQPGVITYRLQKAVEKVGLFYPPDPASYKYCTLGGNVAENAGGPRCVKYGVTREYIMELNTVIHTGEIIHTGRPTLKDVAGYDITRLFIGSEGTLGLFTEITVKLIPKPQAAKTAMAIFSDIAAVGKTVKDIFKAGIQPSALEFMDKLAINAVEDFGHFGLPRDAEVLLLIEVDGHPKALDDQITEVARICERNGAKVSIAKTAKEAEKLWEARRALSPAVSKLGRVKINEDIVFPRSYLPEALPKLREIGKKYNLKMVNFGHIGDGNVHANFMIDGKDQDELKRTEKAVEEVFELALSYGGSITGEHGVGITKAPFMKKQFRPSELEIMRGIKKVFDPKGLINPGKMDID from the coding sequence ATGTTTGAAGCAAAACAAAAAGATATCGTAAAAGTCCCAGATAGAGTAAAAAGAGCTTTAAAAGAGATTTTAGGGGAAGAAAACTGCCTTGATGATCCAATGGATAGACTTCTTTACTCGTATGATGCAACAAGAATAAAGATGCTACCGGAGCTTGTTGCAATTCCCCAGAATCAGGAGCAGGTTCAGAAAATAGTCCAGATATGTTATGAAGAAGGAGTACCTGTGACACCGAGAGGTGCAGGCTCAGGATATACAGGAGGAGCTCTTCCTGTAAAAGGTGGAGTTGTTGTTTCCTTTGAAAAGATGGACAGGATACTTGAAATAGATGAAGACAATGCTGTGGCAAGGGTTCAGCCGGGAGTTATCACGTATAGATTACAAAAGGCTGTTGAGAAAGTGGGACTTTTTTATCCACCTGATCCTGCAAGCTACAAATACTGTACTTTAGGTGGAAATGTTGCAGAAAATGCAGGTGGTCCAAGATGCGTAAAGTATGGTGTTACACGGGAGTATATTATGGAGTTAAACACCGTCATCCATACAGGGGAGATAATACACACAGGAAGACCAACACTTAAAGATGTTGCTGGATATGATATAACAAGGCTTTTTATAGGCAGTGAAGGAACTCTGGGGCTTTTTACAGAAATAACAGTTAAACTCATACCAAAGCCTCAGGCAGCAAAAACAGCAATGGCAATTTTTTCAGATATAGCAGCTGTAGGAAAAACAGTTAAAGACATATTTAAAGCTGGAATACAACCGTCAGCCCTTGAGTTTATGGATAAACTTGCTATAAATGCTGTTGAGGATTTTGGACATTTTGGTCTGCCGAGGGATGCTGAAGTGCTTCTACTTATAGAGGTAGATGGACATCCGAAAGCATTAGATGATCAGATAACAGAAGTAGCGAGAATATGTGAGAGAAATGGGGCAAAGGTAAGTATCGCAAAAACAGCAAAAGAAGCAGAAAAACTGTGGGAGGCAAGGAGAGCTTTATCGCCTGCTGTTTCAAAATTAGGAAGGGTAAAAATAAATGAAGATATTGTATTTCCAAGGAGTTATCTACCTGAAGCCCTTCCAAAGTTACGGGAGATAGGTAAAAAGTACAATCTGAAAATGGTCAATTTTGGACATATAGGAGATGGAAATGTACATGCAAACTTTATGATAGATGGAAAAGATCAGGATGAGCTTAAAAGGACAGAAAAGGCTGTTGAGGAAGTCTTTGAGCTGGCACTTTCTTACGGAGGTTCTATAACAGGAGAACATGGTGTTGGCATAACAAAAGCTCCATTTATGAAAAAGCAGTTTAGACCCTCTGAACTTGAGATTATGAGGGGAATAAAAAAGGTATTTGACCCTAAAGGTCTGATAAATCCGGGGAAGATGGATATAGATTGA
- the rpmB gene encoding 50S ribosomal protein L28 yields the protein MAVCQICGKKTAHGNRVAHSATTTKRVWRPNLQRVRAVMPDGSVKRIYVCAKCLKAGKVKKAVR from the coding sequence ATGGCTGTCTGTCAGATATGCGGGAAAAAAACAGCACACGGAAACAGAGTTGCCCACTCTGCAACAACAACAAAGAGAGTATGGAGGCCTAACCTTCAGAGAGTAAGGGCTGTTATGCCTGATGGTTCAGTAAAAAGAATATACGTATGTGCAAAATGCCTCAAAGCCGGTAAAGTCAAAAAAGCGGTCAGATAG
- a CDS encoding helicase HerA domain-containing protein, whose amino-acid sequence MEVLSKEDIFPTLKKLFSSAKKSLKISSPWIKTEVFEKLLDNKKINLELIIRNSEIEDFLITDTDIFEIVKEIGGRIYLNPDIHSKFVIVDEEIAVVGSANITKSGIYLDGNIETAVLIDDKKEVKKLLSQFESIKSSSIDIFQEIAGIVLNSVSAISSEVLLFQEIPQQTYVKIPISQKAFLLGRIAIVKDINDSVFSTFYNFAGKSIFTEPKKLEMVITEKDPVLRKVLLLAYLNEKNASIKVGQLELLAEFNPEKIKEKESILKTPMTPPQAGSLVYTLKNEKEIEDIMQINHAGYQMSRPVRFGKLFNSNLNAFIDLEKIYTMHMAVLGTTGSGKTTFVRRLLENLNFNDIKVYIFDLYGEYGKSVKDKYELSFPNTLFPISFENIKELFRQYGVLFQEKSTEEKRVGAFLRKNLKPDLHIIGFREKSLEDLVIEAAELADIKGELRNELFLFMDMLRRDFEEEFLKVHPQIVKEMEDSLITDKNAVIYNFQEVEDPVTRVNIAGILMKEIFRLSKTDRKKSVIILEEAQNFAPEKGFGEIQSGSSNLSYLMARKIATEGRKFNLGLIAITQRPANISKYVLSQLNTQAVFKLINRNDLDAVSVFFEYSKEDIFSVLPFLKPGTGFITGLGVPFGILTEIKLG is encoded by the coding sequence ATGGAAGTTCTCTCAAAAGAAGATATATTTCCTACACTAAAAAAGCTTTTCTCCTCAGCTAAGAAATCTTTGAAAATCTCATCACCGTGGATAAAAACAGAGGTTTTTGAAAAACTCCTCGACAACAAAAAAATTAACCTTGAGCTAATTATAAGAAATTCAGAAATTGAAGATTTTCTTATCACAGATACAGATATCTTTGAGATTGTAAAAGAGATAGGAGGCAGGATATATCTTAATCCTGATATACATTCAAAATTTGTTATCGTAGATGAAGAGATTGCCGTTGTAGGTTCTGCAAATATAACAAAATCTGGTATTTATTTAGATGGAAATATAGAAACAGCTGTTCTTATCGATGACAAAAAAGAGGTAAAAAAGCTTTTATCCCAGTTTGAAAGTATAAAAAGCTCATCTATTGATATTTTTCAGGAAATCGCTGGAATTGTTCTGAATTCTGTAAGTGCCATATCATCTGAAGTTTTACTTTTTCAGGAAATTCCCCAGCAGACATATGTAAAAATACCTATTTCACAAAAAGCTTTTCTCCTTGGAAGAATAGCTATAGTCAAAGATATAAATGACTCTGTATTCTCGACATTTTACAACTTTGCAGGGAAATCAATATTTACCGAACCAAAAAAATTAGAGATGGTAATTACTGAAAAAGATCCTGTTCTTAGAAAGGTTCTTTTACTTGCTTATCTCAATGAGAAAAACGCAAGTATAAAAGTAGGACAGCTTGAACTGCTTGCTGAGTTTAACCCTGAAAAGATAAAAGAAAAAGAAAGTATTCTCAAAACTCCTATGACTCCTCCACAGGCAGGTAGCCTCGTTTACACTCTCAAAAATGAAAAAGAGATTGAGGATATAATGCAGATAAATCATGCAGGCTACCAGATGAGCAGACCTGTTAGATTTGGAAAACTCTTCAACTCAAATCTGAATGCTTTTATAGATCTGGAGAAGATTTACACTATGCATATGGCTGTTTTGGGGACTACAGGCTCAGGAAAAACAACTTTTGTTAGAAGACTGCTTGAAAACCTAAACTTTAACGATATAAAAGTGTATATATTTGATCTTTACGGAGAGTATGGCAAATCTGTTAAAGATAAGTATGAACTTTCTTTTCCAAATACTCTGTTTCCAATCAGTTTTGAGAACATAAAAGAGCTTTTCAGACAGTACGGAGTATTATTTCAGGAAAAATCTACAGAGGAAAAAAGGGTAGGTGCGTTTCTGAGGAAAAATCTCAAACCTGATTTACATATTATAGGTTTCAGAGAAAAATCCCTTGAAGATCTTGTTATAGAAGCTGCAGAGCTTGCAGATATAAAAGGAGAGCTTAGAAATGAGCTGTTTCTTTTTATGGATATGTTAAGAAGGGATTTTGAAGAGGAGTTTCTTAAAGTTCATCCCCAGATTGTTAAAGAGATGGAAGATAGCCTTATTACCGATAAAAATGCAGTGATATATAACTTTCAGGAAGTAGAAGATCCTGTTACCAGAGTAAATATAGCCGGAATTTTAATGAAAGAGATATTCCGTTTGTCTAAAACAGACAGAAAAAAAAGTGTGATAATCCTTGAAGAAGCCCAAAACTTTGCCCCTGAAAAGGGATTTGGTGAGATACAGTCAGGTTCTTCAAATCTATCCTATCTGATGGCAAGAAAAATCGCAACGGAGGGAAGGAAGTTTAATTTAGGTTTGATAGCCATAACCCAAAGACCTGCAAATATCAGTAAGTATGTTCTCTCACAGCTTAATACTCAGGCTGTGTTCAAACTTATAAACAGAAACGACCTTGATGCCGTCTCTGTGTTTTTTGAATACTCAAAGGAAGATATATTCAGTGTACTGCCTTTCTTAAAACCGGGAACAGGTTTTATCACAGGATTAGGGGTACCTTTCGGTATACTGACAGAAATAAAACTTGGATAA
- the obgE gene encoding GTPase ObgE, producing MKFVDKAKVYVKAGDGGNGCVAFRREKFVPMGGPSGGNGGKGGDVIFEADSSVKTLLDFKHKRHFKAEKGQSGSGSNKHGKSGKDLIIKVPVGTVIKDSQSGEIIADLVSPGQRVIVAKGGKGGRGNAAFKTSTKQAPDYAEEGESGEERWVELELKLIADIGIIGFPNAGKSTLISVLTKAKPKVADYPFTTLAPVLGVMEIDYGKSVVLADIPGLIEGASKGHGLGHEFLRHIERTKALLHMIDISDFRERDPLEAFEIINREMREYSPELVEKPQIVVGNKVDMLSDKNELERLKNEFSSKGYRFIPVSLITGEGVDRLKREIVNLYNQIEEGERTIEKT from the coding sequence ATGAAGTTCGTTGATAAAGCTAAAGTGTACGTAAAAGCTGGAGATGGAGGTAATGGTTGTGTTGCTTTCAGAAGGGAGAAGTTTGTTCCTATGGGGGGTCCTTCAGGTGGGAATGGAGGAAAAGGTGGAGATGTAATATTTGAGGCAGATAGTAGCGTTAAAACCCTTCTTGATTTTAAACATAAAAGGCATTTTAAGGCTGAAAAAGGACAGTCAGGTTCAGGTAGCAATAAACACGGAAAAAGCGGGAAAGATCTGATAATAAAAGTACCTGTTGGAACAGTAATAAAGGACAGCCAGTCAGGTGAGATAATTGCAGATCTTGTGTCTCCCGGACAGAGGGTGATAGTTGCAAAAGGTGGAAAAGGAGGAAGAGGAAATGCTGCCTTTAAAACATCTACAAAACAGGCTCCAGACTATGCAGAAGAAGGAGAATCTGGTGAAGAAAGATGGGTTGAGCTTGAGCTGAAACTTATAGCTGATATAGGGATTATAGGTTTTCCTAATGCAGGAAAATCCACACTTATATCTGTTTTAACAAAGGCAAAACCAAAAGTGGCAGATTATCCGTTTACAACACTTGCCCCAGTTCTTGGAGTAATGGAGATAGATTATGGAAAGTCTGTTGTTCTGGCTGACATACCCGGATTGATTGAAGGAGCATCTAAAGGGCACGGTCTCGGTCATGAGTTTTTGAGGCATATAGAGAGAACAAAAGCTCTTTTACATATGATAGATATATCTGATTTCAGAGAAAGGGATCCTTTAGAAGCTTTCGAGATAATAAACAGAGAGATGAGAGAGTACTCTCCGGAGCTTGTAGAAAAACCACAGATAGTCGTAGGAAACAAAGTGGATATGCTTTCTGATAAAAATGAGCTTGAAAGATTAAAAAATGAGTTTTCCAGTAAGGGTTACCGCTTTATCCCTGTGTCGCTAATAACAGGAGAAGGAGTTGACAGGTTAAAAAGAGAAATAGTAAATTTGTACAATCAGATAGAAGAGGGGGAAAGGACTATTGAAAAAACTTAA
- a CDS encoding DNA double-strand break repair nuclease NurA: protein MRPEILNKTYLLRNELSEFAISLSEEIKREEVLSKWEDYTPKPVYRYLAAEDGSYNKKNFIGFYLYSVSGYAVGFKSDGNFSEEVTGDINLSVIKKTEAVDQYLRMLMFLCELKALLKLAIREKPEILVIDGTLSSRFITIFPKTDWFSSEEFEGKIADIAGSFVKDIKEKIFDEDIVAFSRDIKDRLIKKLHEELGDKGLRKDIIEAALSKLAYFEYLILLHTLFYGLDWNPVVIGVAKTSFSTDIFKKSLPDLRIFHQFVNKTGYSKPEMYVNLDELKWEFSGKFENIEEDIAYQLKDVSIKYFYGKYDTGRTISLIELYENPAHEDVTPEYILDTLSYFAVAGYPFPLKKADNEVRITKGDMELIQNLLGLQRELHGREGLE from the coding sequence ATGAGACCTGAAATACTGAATAAAACATATCTTCTGAGAAATGAACTTTCTGAATTTGCCATTTCGTTGAGTGAAGAGATTAAAAGAGAAGAAGTGCTATCAAAATGGGAAGATTACACACCGAAACCTGTATACAGATATCTTGCAGCAGAAGACGGCTCATATAATAAAAAAAATTTTATAGGTTTTTATCTGTATTCCGTTTCTGGGTATGCTGTAGGATTTAAATCCGATGGTAATTTTTCAGAAGAGGTAACAGGAGATATAAATCTGTCTGTTATCAAAAAAACGGAAGCTGTAGATCAGTATCTCAGGATGCTTATGTTTCTGTGCGAGCTTAAAGCTCTTTTGAAACTTGCCATAAGAGAAAAACCAGAAATTTTAGTTATAGATGGAACCCTTTCCAGCAGGTTTATAACTATCTTTCCAAAAACAGACTGGTTTTCCTCTGAAGAGTTTGAAGGAAAAATAGCAGATATTGCAGGATCTTTTGTAAAAGATATTAAGGAAAAAATATTTGACGAAGATATTGTAGCTTTTTCCAGAGATATAAAGGATAGACTGATAAAAAAGCTTCATGAGGAATTGGGAGATAAAGGCTTAAGAAAAGATATAATTGAAGCTGCCCTTTCAAAGCTTGCGTATTTTGAGTATCTTATTCTTCTTCATACGCTTTTTTACGGTCTTGACTGGAATCCGGTTGTTATAGGAGTAGCAAAAACATCCTTCTCTACAGATATATTCAAAAAATCTCTGCCAGACTTAAGGATATTTCACCAGTTTGTAAACAAAACAGGATATTCAAAACCTGAGATGTATGTGAATTTAGATGAGCTTAAATGGGAGTTTTCAGGAAAGTTTGAGAATATAGAGGAAGATATAGCATACCAGCTGAAAGATGTGAGTATAAAATATTTTTACGGCAAATACGATACCGGAAGGACTATATCACTTATTGAGCTGTACGAAAACCCTGCACATGAAGATGTAACGCCTGAGTATATTTTAGATACACTTTCTTACTTTGCTGTCGCAGGATACCCTTTCCCACTGAAAAAAGCAGATAATGAAGTTAGAATAACAAAAGGGGATATGGAGCTTATACAAAATCTTCTGGGACTGCAGAGGGAACTCCACGGAAGGGAAGGTCTTGAGTAG
- a CDS encoding ComEA family DNA-binding protein: protein MSRFFNLELLKYQVYTTVFTVFFSVFGLSLFYTIYTPHKPEELKLDINTADYYDLLKVPFIGRKTAEKILKIREEYGFVPEEEIKKLRYYKKFKYFIRVE, encoded by the coding sequence TTGAGTAGATTTTTCAATTTAGAGTTATTAAAGTATCAGGTGTACACAACAGTTTTTACTGTGTTTTTTTCTGTTTTTGGTCTCAGTCTATTTTATACAATATACACACCCCACAAGCCAGAAGAACTTAAACTTGATATAAATACAGCAGATTATTACGATCTATTAAAAGTGCCTTTTATAGGCAGAAAAACTGCCGAAAAAATACTAAAAATTAGAGAAGAATACGGTTTTGTTCCTGAGGAAGAGATAAAAAAACTTAGATATTACAAAAAATTCAAGTATTTTATAAGGGTGGAATGA
- a CDS encoding creatininase family protein, with protein sequence MMLLENMSYVEVEAYLVEKDIVIVPVGSTEQHSPYGLIGTDFITAEAIAREVGRRLDIIVAPTINYGMSQHHMGFKGTVTLSPETMVRFIKDITQSFLDHGFRRIVFINGHGGNIEPVRTAFSQLKYENKKGIFEIISWFLLPEVQEIERDIFEDKNGLHATPSEVSITKYLRPEAFKTKPTEKKKITKNKIYFPLSREEFKKAYPDGRMESAPWLAKEKYGKLIIEEAVRAISSRIRGILKLKIL encoded by the coding sequence ATGATGCTGTTAGAAAATATGTCCTATGTTGAGGTTGAGGCTTATCTGGTGGAAAAGGATATTGTTATTGTTCCTGTAGGTTCAACAGAGCAACACAGTCCTTACGGTCTTATCGGTACAGATTTCATAACCGCTGAAGCAATAGCACGGGAGGTAGGAAGAAGGCTCGATATTATCGTTGCTCCTACAATAAATTATGGGATGTCACAGCATCATATGGGATTTAAAGGAACTGTTACACTTTCTCCAGAAACAATGGTCAGATTTATAAAAGACATAACACAGTCCTTTTTAGACCACGGTTTTAGAAGAATAGTTTTTATAAACGGACATGGAGGGAATATAGAGCCTGTGAGAACAGCTTTTTCACAGCTAAAGTACGAAAACAAAAAGGGTATATTTGAGATTATCTCATGGTTTCTACTTCCTGAAGTACAGGAGATAGAAAGGGATATATTTGAAGACAAAAACGGCCTACACGCAACTCCGTCAGAGGTATCCATAACAAAGTATCTACGGCCTGAAGCCTTCAAAACAAAACCTACAGAGAAGAAGAAAATAACAAAAAATAAGATTTATTTTCCCCTTTCCAGAGAGGAGTTCAAAAAAGCATACCCTGATGGGAGAATGGAATCTGCACCATGGCTTGCAAAGGAAAAGTACGGAAAACTTATTATAGAGGAGGCTGTAAGGGCGATATCTTCAAGAATAAGGGGAATTCTTAAACTGAAGATACTCTGA
- a CDS encoding methyl-accepting chemotaxis protein, translated as MGFITFGEDSPKRNTSESPYKETVIPSKPSITDEKALKEASELLLSKAQEGLAAIEELKGTMEQIAAAAEESAGAAEESLSAVTEIKQNSKFLEKEASEVFEIAQRLEELLDELSNDIEESSVGMKKTADSAVNIAKKSEKLYEASKNITNAVELITKLAKKTSLLALNAAIEAARAKEKGKSFTVMASEIRIMASKANNHAQAIKEIVENIQEKISTIREGIIKVKEEMEEASRYSLQSADKMKQIISYMEQFMRTMDEVISSINRVVNEIQKLHQGSETIAAAAEESASAVAEVTNTVSMQVQAFSQTEDAANMIKQLVYKLNSEERDAVANELATASEQLSSSVEELEKSMEEVVEALEQIEQAAEISKNDASKNAMVAEKSVEYITHSKELVENLKNRLEDIDKEFHEIISLLEDVKKKGENNSKIAQERKNELNYVKSKINSLNNTIRKIELAIVQTAALSINGAVEAIRIGELGEGFSEVSNDIRELATSSEENLDKVVEIIDEVQEENDIISVEINNIILTQERENEKLHRISSELQKNVESINKVKEKVNLFLKSIDEMLTALEQTKIASDQIKEAAELSHKNVSESKEAASIILRIAREMNSAVHGISAFANTLV; from the coding sequence ATGGGATTTATTACATTTGGGGAAGATTCTCCTAAAAGGAATACATCAGAGTCTCCATATAAAGAAACTGTGATTCCATCAAAGCCATCTATTACAGATGAAAAAGCCCTTAAAGAAGCCTCTGAACTTCTCCTTTCTAAAGCACAGGAAGGCCTTGCAGCTATAGAAGAGTTAAAAGGAACTATGGAACAGATAGCTGCAGCAGCTGAAGAAAGCGCTGGAGCTGCAGAAGAAAGTCTAAGTGCTGTTACAGAGATAAAACAAAACTCAAAGTTTTTAGAAAAAGAAGCCTCGGAAGTTTTTGAGATAGCCCAGAGACTTGAAGAACTGCTTGACGAGCTATCAAACGATATAGAAGAGTCCAGTGTGGGTATGAAAAAAACAGCAGATAGCGCTGTAAACATAGCTAAGAAAAGTGAAAAATTATATGAGGCTTCCAAAAACATAACAAATGCCGTTGAACTTATAACAAAGCTTGCCAAAAAAACATCTCTCCTTGCACTTAACGCAGCTATAGAAGCTGCAAGGGCAAAGGAAAAAGGTAAAAGTTTTACAGTGATGGCCTCTGAAATAAGGATTATGGCATCAAAGGCAAATAATCATGCACAGGCAATTAAAGAGATAGTAGAAAATATACAGGAAAAAATAAGCACTATAAGGGAAGGAATAATAAAAGTGAAGGAAGAGATGGAAGAAGCCTCCCGTTACAGCCTCCAGTCTGCGGACAAGATGAAACAGATTATCAGCTATATGGAACAGTTTATGAGAACAATGGATGAGGTGATTTCTTCAATAAACAGGGTAGTAAATGAAATCCAAAAACTCCATCAGGGTTCAGAAACAATAGCTGCAGCAGCCGAAGAGAGTGCAAGTGCAGTAGCAGAGGTAACCAACACAGTAAGTATGCAGGTACAGGCATTTTCACAGACGGAAGATGCTGCAAATATGATAAAACAGCTTGTTTACAAACTTAACTCGGAGGAGAGAGATGCAGTTGCAAATGAGCTTGCCACAGCGTCTGAACAGCTTTCAAGCTCTGTAGAAGAGCTTGAGAAATCTATGGAAGAGGTTGTTGAAGCCTTAGAACAGATAGAACAGGCAGCTGAGATATCAAAGAACGATGCTTCAAAGAATGCTATGGTCGCTGAAAAATCTGTAGAGTATATAACACACTCAAAAGAGCTTGTTGAAAATCTAAAAAACAGATTGGAAGATATCGATAAAGAGTTCCATGAGATTATATCCCTGTTAGAAGATGTCAAGAAAAAAGGAGAAAATAACTCAAAAATAGCTCAAGAGAGGAAAAACGAGCTTAACTATGTAAAGTCAAAAATAAACTCGTTAAACAACACCATAAGAAAGATAGAACTTGCCATAGTTCAGACAGCTGCTCTTTCTATAAATGGAGCTGTTGAGGCTATCAGGATAGGAGAGTTAGGTGAAGGTTTCAGCGAGGTGAGTAATGATATAAGAGAACTTGCAACAAGCTCAGAGGAAAACCTTGATAAAGTAGTGGAGATAATAGATGAGGTTCAGGAAGAGAACGATATAATCTCTGTAGAGATAAACAATATTATACTTACACAGGAAAGGGAAAATGAGAAGCTTCACAGAATAAGCAGTGAGTTACAGAAGAATGTAGAAAGTATAAATAAAGTTAAAGAAAAGGTAAATCTATTCTTAAAATCTATAGATGAGATGCTTACAGCCCTTGAACAGACAAAGATAGCCTCTGACCAGATAAAAGAGGCTGCAGAACTGTCCCACAAAAATGTTTCGGAATCAAAGGAAGCGGCTTCTATTATACTTCGTATAGCAAGGGAGATGAACTCTGCTGTACACGGGATATCTGCTTTTGCAAATACTCTTGTATAA